The following proteins are encoded in a genomic region of Gossypium hirsutum isolate 1008001.06 chromosome D05, Gossypium_hirsutum_v2.1, whole genome shotgun sequence:
- the LOC107904061 gene encoding mitochondrial outer membrane protein porin of 36 kDa produces MGKGPGLYSDIGKKARDLLYKDYQVDHKFTVTTYTSNGVAITSTGTKKGDLLLADVNTQLKNKNITTDVKVDSRSNLFTTVTIDEPAPGLKTIFSFVVPDQKSGMVELQYRHEYAGISTGIGLTAKPLVSFSGVIGNDCVSVGTDLSFDTASGNFIKLNAGLNITHSDLIASMTLNDKGDTLTASYYHIVSPLTNTAVGAELTHSFSSNENTLTIGTQHALDPLTTVKARMNNYGRASALIQHEWHPKSLFTISGEVDTRAIEKSAKVGLALALKP; encoded by the exons ATGGGAAAAGGTCCTGGTCTCTACTCCGATATCGGCAAAAAGGCTAGAG ATCTTCTTTACAAGGATTACCAGGTTGACCACAAGTTCACTGTCACTACTTACACTTCCAATGGAGTC GCAATCACATCAACCGGGACTAAGAAAGGTGATTTGCTTTTGGCTGATGTAAATACTCAGCTCAAGAACAAGAACATCACAACTGATGTGAAAGTCGACTCCAGATCGAAT CTTTTCACCACTGTCACTATTGATGAACCTGCACCAGGATTGAAGACCATCTTTAGTTTCGTTGTTCCTGATCAAAAGTCTGGCATG GTGGAACTGCAATACCGGCATGAATATGCTGGCATAAGCACTGGCATTGGATTGACTGCAAAGCCTCTTGTTAGCTTTTCTGGTGTTATTGGAAACGATTGTGTCTCTGTTGGGACTGATCTCTCATTTGACACTGCCAGTGGAAACTTTATCAAACTGAATGCTGGGTTAAATATCACCCATTCTGACCTCATTGCTTCCATGACATT GAATGATAAAGGTGATACTCTTACTGCTTCCTACTACCACATTGTTAGTCCATTGACTAACACAGCAGTTGGTGCGGAGCTGACCCATAGTTTCTCAAGTAACGAGAACACTCTCACTATTGGTACGCAGCATGCTCTTGACCCATTGACCACAGTGAAGGCTCGTATGAACAACTATGGCAGAGCAAGCGCATTGATCCAGCATGAGTGGCACCCAAAATCCCTCTTCACTATATCAGGAGAGGTGGACACCAGAGCAATAGAAAAGAGTGCTAAGGTTGGGTTGGCCTTGGCACTCAAGCCATAG